In Massilia violaceinigra, one DNA window encodes the following:
- a CDS encoding DNA-directed RNA polymerase subunit alpha → MQNSLLKPRIIDVEALGAGHAKVVMEPFERGYGHTLGNALRRVLLSSMVGYAPTEVTIAGVVHEYSSLDGVQEDVVDLLLNLKGVVFKVHNRDSVTLTLKKEGEGAILASDIDLPHDVELINPDHVIAHLTAGGKLDMQIKVEKGRGYVPGNVRRLSEDTNKTIGRIILDASFSPVRRVSYFVESARVEQRTDLDKLVINIETNGVITPEEAIRQSARVLVDQLNVFAALEGTEAAAEAPSRAPLVDPILLRPVDDLELTVRSANCLKAENIYYIGDLIQRSENELLKTPNLGRKSLNEIKEVLASRGLTLGMKLENWPPAGLEK, encoded by the coding sequence ATGCAAAACAGTCTGTTGAAGCCACGTATTATCGATGTAGAAGCCCTCGGTGCCGGTCACGCCAAAGTCGTGATGGAGCCGTTCGAGCGTGGCTATGGCCATACATTGGGTAATGCGTTGCGCCGCGTACTGCTGTCGTCGATGGTTGGCTACGCGCCAACCGAAGTGACGATCGCCGGCGTTGTCCATGAGTATTCGTCGCTGGACGGCGTGCAAGAAGACGTGGTCGACCTGTTGCTGAACCTGAAGGGCGTTGTGTTCAAAGTGCACAACCGCGATTCCGTCACGCTGACCCTGAAAAAGGAAGGCGAAGGCGCGATCCTGGCTTCCGACATCGACCTGCCGCATGACGTCGAGCTGATCAATCCAGACCACGTGATTGCCCACCTGACCGCTGGCGGCAAGCTGGACATGCAGATCAAGGTCGAAAAAGGCCGTGGCTATGTGCCGGGTAACGTGCGCCGCCTGTCGGAAGACACCAACAAGACGATCGGCCGCATCATTCTGGACGCCTCGTTCTCGCCGGTGCGCCGCGTGTCGTACTTCGTTGAATCGGCTCGCGTCGAACAGCGTACCGACCTCGACAAGCTGGTGATCAACATCGAAACCAACGGCGTCATCACGCCGGAAGAAGCGATCCGTCAATCGGCGCGCGTCCTGGTCGATCAACTGAACGTGTTCGCGGCGCTGGAAGGCACCGAAGCAGCCGCTGAAGCTCCTTCGCGCGCACCGCTGGTCGATCCGATCCTGCTGCGTCCGGTCGACGACCTGGAACTGACCGTGCGTTCGGCCAACTGCCTGAAAGCAGAAAACATTTACTACATCGGCGACCTGATCCAGCGTTCGGAAAACGAACTGCTCAAGACGCCGAACCTGGGCCGCAAGTCCCTGAACGAAATCAAGGAAGTGCTGGCTTCGCGCGGCTTGACCTTGGGCATGAAGCTCGAAAACTGGCCACCAGCCGGCCTCGAGAAGTAA
- a CDS encoding contact-dependent growth inhibition system immunity protein: MPPITFATGYMVDLRKSLSQLEPRDWGTVPDDASPMIRRLAGLQHKPIGQFDIEDLGLCLGQEIGTKFLLPLALAHLAKDPYSEGTHYKGDLLCNVLRIDRKFYGEYPQFKRRVEILLVRARRSIPTLDEIDAACLLPALAQAAKEFDGN; encoded by the coding sequence ATGCCTCCTATCACATTTGCGACTGGTTATATGGTGGATTTAAGAAAATCATTGAGTCAGCTTGAGCCGCGGGATTGGGGCACTGTCCCGGACGATGCATCGCCAATGATTCGACGCTTGGCAGGGCTTCAGCACAAACCGATCGGCCAATTCGACATTGAAGATCTGGGGCTATGCTTGGGTCAAGAAATAGGTACGAAGTTCCTGCTACCGTTGGCATTGGCACATCTAGCAAAAGACCCCTATAGCGAGGGCACGCACTATAAAGGCGACCTTTTATGCAATGTGCTGAGGATAGACCGAAAATTTTATGGAGAATACCCGCAATTTAAAAGACGAGTGGAAATCTTACTTGTCAGAGCAAGGCGCTCCATTCCTACGCTGGATGAAATAGATGCTGCGTGTTTGCTGCCTGCACTTGCCCAAGCGGCCAAAGAATTTGATGGCAATTAA
- a CDS encoding IS3 family transposase (programmed frameshift), which translates to MATRKRKTFDPSLKLEVVRMIKEQGQSIQNVSESMSIGQTAIRRWLTQYGAEQSGQPGIGKPLTAEQQRIRQLEAENLQLRQDGDYLKKGLGLLCPRNEMMHQLIVQLQKEAIPVQSSCRILDVSRSGFYASQRRSIKPVVCKETVHLKALFMASHQSYGSRRLVTAMAGEGFQIGRYKVRSLMRKAALKPVWKRKFVHTTDSKHDLPIAANVLNRQFNPTAPNLAYVSDITYIRTGAGWLYLATVLDLYARKVVGWAMAPSMPAKLVCDALNMAIQQRQPAPGLVVHSDRGSQYASELYQDLLAEHGFVCSMSRKGNCWDNAVAERFFLNLKMERVWQRQYANHAEAKADITDYIVGFYNCKRINSALGNLSPAVYERKMAVREPIVVSEIT; encoded by the exons ATGGCAACAAGAAAACGGAAGACATTCGATCCCAGCCTGAAGCTGGAAGTGGTTCGAATGATCAAAGAGCAGGGACAGAGCATTCAGAACGTCAGCGAGAGCATGAGCATCGGCCAGACCGCGATTCGCCGCTGGCTGACCCAGTACGGTGCTGAGCAGAGCGGCCAGCCGGGCATCGGCAAGCCACTCACTGCCGAGCAGCAGAGGATCCGGCAATTGGAGGCGGAAAATCTGCAGCTGAGACAGGATG GTGACTATCTTAAAAAAGGCCTCGGCCTTCTTTGCCCGCGAAATGAAATGATGCATCAGCTCATTGTTCAACTGCAAAAGGAGGCCATTCCGGTTCAGAGCAGCTGCCGCATCCTCGACGTCAGCCGGTCCGGTTTTTACGCGTCGCAGCGCCGCTCCATCAAGCCAGTTGTCTGCAAGGAAACCGTGCACCTGAAGGCTTTGTTCATGGCAAGCCATCAGAGCTACGGCAGCCGTCGGTTGGTCACGGCCATGGCTGGCGAAGGCTTCCAAATCGGGCGCTACAAGGTGCGCAGTTTGATGCGTAAGGCGGCCTTGAAGCCCGTCTGGAAGCGAAAATTCGTTCACACGACAGACAGCAAGCACGACTTGCCTATTGCCGCCAATGTGCTCAATCGGCAGTTCAATCCAACGGCCCCAAATCTGGCATACGTCAGCGATATCACGTACATTCGCACCGGCGCAGGATGGTTGTACCTGGCCACAGTCCTGGACTTGTACGCGCGCAAGGTGGTCGGCTGGGCCATGGCACCGAGCATGCCTGCTAAGCTGGTCTGCGACGCATTGAACATGGCCATTCAACAGCGGCAACCGGCACCGGGACTCGTCGTCCATTCGGACCGAGGCAGCCAGTACGCGAGCGAGCTTTACCAGGATCTGCTGGCAGAACACGGCTTCGTTTGCAGCATGAGTCGTAAGGGAAATTGTTGGGACAACGCCGTTGCAGAGCGCTTCTTCTTGAACCTCAAGATGGAGCGTGTCTGGCAGCGCCAATATGCCAATCATGCCGAGGCCAAGGCCGACATCACCGACTACATCGTCGGCTTTTACAACTGCAAACGCATCAATTCAGCATTGGGCAATCTGTCGCCCGCCGTCTACGAACGGAAAATGGCAGTACGCGAACCTATCGTTGTGTCCGAAATAACTTGA
- the rplQ gene encoding 50S ribosomal protein L17 gives MRHRHGLRKLNRTSSHRLAMLRNMTVSLLRHEAIKTTVPKAKELRRVVEPILTMGKTDTLANKRLAFARLRDREMVLKLFAELGPRYANRNGGYLRILKMGFRVGDNAPMAYVELMDRPEVTEVEDAPTAE, from the coding sequence ATGCGTCACCGTCACGGCCTTCGCAAGCTGAATCGTACTTCGTCCCACCGTCTGGCAATGCTGCGCAACATGACCGTTTCCCTGCTGCGTCATGAAGCCATCAAAACCACCGTGCCAAAAGCCAAGGAACTGCGCCGCGTAGTCGAGCCGATCCTGACGATGGGCAAGACCGACACGCTGGCAAACAAGCGTCTGGCATTCGCCCGCCTGCGCGACCGCGAAATGGTGTTGAAGCTGTTCGCCGAACTCGGCCCACGTTATGCAAACCGCAATGGCGGCTACCTGCGTATCCTGAAAATGGGTTTCCGCGTTGGCGACAATGCACCAATGGCTTACGTTGAACTGATGGACCGTCCAGAAGTCACCGAAGTTGAAGACGCACCAACCGCTGAGTAA